The sequence GCGATTCAACCTCGACCCCGTTGATGACATCCAGGTGCTCACGCCCATGCACAAGGGCGCTGTGGGCGCTGGCCGCATGAACGCCTGCCTGCAGGAAGCCCTGAACCCGCACGGCATTGAAGTGCGCCGTGGCGACCGCTGCTTCCGCCTGCACGACAAGGTCATGCAGATACGCAACAACTACGACAAGGACGTTTTTAACGGCGACATGGGGCGCATCAGCTTTATGGACGTGCGCGAACGCACCCTCAGCATCACCTTTGACGAACGCGTTGTGCCCTACGAATTTGATGAGCTGGATGAAATCGCGCCCGCCTACGCCATTTCCATCCACAAATCGCAAGGCTCGGAATACCCTGCTGTGGTTATTCCCGTCATGATGCAGCACTATGTGCTTTTGCAGCGCAATCTCATCTACACGGGCGTAACGCGCGGCAAAAAATTGGTCATCCTGGTGGGCGAATCCCGCGCCTTGCACATGGCCGTCAAAAACAACAAGACCCGCAAGCGCTTTACCCGGCTGGCGCAACGCCTCGCGCCTGTGGAGTAGCAGAATCTTCACGAGTTATCTTTCTGAAACTCCCGCCAGTTTGTACTGCGGATTTTAAAGAAACCGCGCCGACCAGGATTCAGTATGAAATACCTTGATGACTCATGGGAAAGAAATGAACACTTCAATTTTTTTCAGTCGCGAAAAAATCCGTGCTTCAGCGTCTCATTTTCGGCAAATGTTGCCAGATTGTATGAAGTAAAAAAACAGAATGGCTTTCGGCTTACGGATTGTATCTATTTTGCCGCAATGCTCGCCGTTCATGGCGTTGCTGGATTTAGGCAGCGCATCGTCAATCTGCGCCCTGTGGAATTTGAACGCATTGATGCGGCGTTTACCTATATCCCTCAAGGCAGAAAACTGCATTGCAACTGCTTTGCGAAATTTGACCGCAAATTTTCCGTCTTCAGCAGCAATATCAGCGCTGCACGGGCCATTGCCGACCAGAATCCAACGCTTTGCCCTGAGGGCGGCGATGTGCAAAGTTTGATCTACTTTAGCTGCGTGCCTGAAATTCCCATACTTTCTGCAACAAATCCCTGGGGTGATCCGTGGATCGACAGCGTACCCAGAATTCTTTTTGGCAAAAAAGATGACGCAGGGAATGTCACCATCTCCATTGAAGCGCTCCACAGCTTTATTGACGGAATACATCTGGCTGAGTTCTATAAGCTCTTTACGCAAATCATCGAATCCCCCCACGAATACTTCAGCTAATCACGAGAGCGCCTATCAAAATTCAAGCCCGGCTCATTCCATGAACCGGGCTATCATTTTTACATAAAGGCCAGATTTGTGTCGCACCATGTGAGGACGGCGTTTTGCATGTAGGGAATGTCATTCTTTTGCTCTCCCGCACGATGGATATGGATTTTGTTCGCCGACAAGGAAAGCTGGGCTTTTTGCACAGGGAGTGTACGCCAATGGTACTCGACCGGAGCAAAAAGCCCTGCTTGACGCTGTCAGCGGGCAAAAGACGCGCGCGGGGTTAGGCACTGGCGGCAAGGTGGAGATCGCCCATAGCCAACCTCCACGCAGCAATATCTTCCACACTGCACAAAGGCATATTGTGGGCGCGGGCAAAACCCGCAACTTCGGGCAGACGGGCCATTTCGCCGTCATCCAGAGTCAGCTCGCAGAGTACGCCGCAGGGTTCAAGGCCTGCCATGTGCATGAGGTCAACCGTGGCCTCCGTGTGGCCGCGCCGTTCCAGCACGCCGCCGGGACGCGCCCGCAAGGGGAACACATGGCCGGGGCGGCGAAGATGGGCGGGTTGGGCATCGGGTGCAGCGGCGGCCTTGATGGTGGCAACGCGGTCAGCGGCGGAAACACCTGTGGTAACACCCGTGGCCGCCTCAATGGTGACGGTAAAGGCAGTTCCCTGCGTGTTGGTGTTGTGGTCGGTCATCATGGGCAGGTCAAGGCGCTGCACATGCTCGTCCGTGAGGCACAGGCAGACAATGCCGCTGCAATGCCTGATCAGCATGGCCATCTGCGGCACAGTGATGTGCTGCGCGCTGAAAATGAGGTCACCTTCGTTCTCGCGGTTTTCGTCATCCACAACGCAGACGCCGCCGCCTTTGCGCAATGAGGCAAGAGCAGCGCGAACACGTTCTTCAGAGGTGCCGAAAGACGCAAGGGATAATGAGGACTGATGCATTCCGTTCTCCTGTTTCCGGCTTTGCTTGCCGGGAGATGGTGCATCAGGGCGTGGACGGGCCGCAACACAAAGTACGCCTTCAAATAAAGGACGCACCGCTTTGTGCGCGGCAAAAAACCGTTCTCTTCCATCCGGACTATAACCGTCGGCTTCGGATTCTCACCGAATCTGCTGACCCCAAACACTGGGCGCTCGCGGGCTGGCGGAAGCCTGCTGGCCACCGCATCACCGCCGGTGGGGACTTTCACCCCGCCCTGAGAAATCTTGTGCAGCTTACACCCCGGAAGGCGCATGTGCAAGTATCTGGTTCAGCTGCCGCTGCCCCCTGCGTGATTATTCTGACACGCACTCAGGCCGCAAAGACAGTGGCCTCGTACCAGAACAATTGCGCACCCGGCAGCTTCCATGAGCCAGGAGCCACACCAGCCTTAAGACACAGATTGTCCAGATAGGCCAGTCGATCCCAACCTTGCTCCACGGGTACCTGAGGCAAGAACACGCCGCTGCGCCCCTCATAGACAAGCACAAGGCCGTGCCGACCCACTTCTACCGCGTCTGGTCCGGGGCAAGGGCTGAGCTCGTCCAGAACAGAAATATCAAGGGCGACGCGCGGCCATTCGGCAAACGTCAATGAGGGGAAACGCGGGTCTGCAAAGGCTGCGGCCTGCGCCATATGCCACACAGTAGCATACAGCGGCTCACGCCCCACAATATTGCCAATGCAGCCGCGAAGCCTCTCACCCATATTCAGGGTTACAAAAGCCCCAAGCGTTCGCCACAGGGCGCTTTCTGGCGCGAATTGGTCGGCAGGAGGTTGCGGAACATCCGCCACGCTTTTTCCTGCCAATCCGGCTTCGATGGACATGCGGGCCTGATGCGACAAAAATTGCTTTTCAGCGTCAGACAGGGAAAATGCAATACTCATTCTGCCTCCCGCGTAACAAACAGAGGGTGAAAGCGAGACAGGACAAACCGGGATACAGGTTTGCCCGTTCAGCACAGATTGCGGGAAACACCCGCGCAGAGCAAGCCTTTGTGATCACGCGAGAGCATGGATGCTGCCACATATGCCTTGTGACTTTCAGCTATGCATCTGTAGGCCAGTCTGCCGTAGCGCTTTAAACAAAGCCGAAGGCGGAGGAGCATACGACCGCCCCCCCAAAAAAACAAGAAATGCCACAACTCGCGTTGCGGCATAACTTGCTGAGGCTTACACGCAAAGGCTGACGCACCTTGCGAAGGCGCATGCATCAAGACATGTCCTTGCCGTTCGGGATAGGAATCCCGACAAATAATCCTGAGGCATTCTGACGAAATATGCCAGACTACATCGGCCAGCAGCCAGATACAGTCGGCAACAAAGACGCGCTTTTTATGCAGGGAGCGTACACGTTGTACTCGACCATAATAAAAAGCGCGTTTTGGCGCAGCCGAAAGCAAAGACCCTGGGCCAATGCGGTTTGCTGCTAATCTTCGCCTTCAGCGGCAGACTGCTTGCCCGCGCCCTTCATGCCGTACATGGTGGTGGAACCGGAAGACCAGAATTCCAGCACTTCTTCGTTCACCAGCTTGGTGAGAACTTTCTTCACGTCGCGGGGTCCCTTGTCGGGGAACAGTTCAAGGAAATCCTTGAAATAGAACTTGGACTTGGACGAGGATTTGCTTTTCAGGAATTCAACAACAACGTCTTTGTCGTCAGCCATGGTGAGTCTCCTGTCCCGGCGGCGCAAATAGCGCCGCCGGGGTTGATAAACAAGCTATATCTAGAACTTGAACTGCGTGCTCTGGCGCCACGTGTAGTAGGCGGGATCACGGAAGTCGTCGATGAGGTGGTGGGTGAATTCAAGGCCGGTCATCTTGAAGAAGGTTTCCCAGCCGATGCGTTCAGCCCAGTCGCCCAGACGTTCGTACTTGTTGGCGTTGGCCGCGTACACTTCAACGATGTGCTTCACGGTCTTGGTCAACGAAGGCCAACGGGGCGGTTCGTTGGGGATGTAACCCACAACGACCTTGGAGAACTTGGGCATGCTGATGCGGTTGGAAACCTTGCCGCCAACCATGATGGCAACGCCGTCGCCTTCGCCGTCCGAGATGGGCAGCGCGGGGCACATGGTGTAGCAGTTACCGCAGTACATGCAGCGGTCTTCCTTGATGGCGATGGAGTTCACCTTGTTGCCGTTGTATTCCACCTTGGTGGGACGCACAGCGGCGGTGGGGCAAGCAGAAACAGCCAAAGGAATTTCGCAGAGCTGGTCAGCCCATTCGTGGTCGACCATGGGGGGCTTGCGGTGGATACCCACAAGGCCGATGTCCGAGCAGTGCACAGCGCCGCACATGTTGATGCAGCAGGCCAGCGCGATGCGCACCGGGGCGGGCATCCGCATGTCTTTAAATTCTTCAAACAGGGCGTCCATCACGGCCTTGACCGGGCCGGAGGCGTCGGTGGCGGGGGTGTGGCAGTGCAGCCAGCCCTGAGTGTGCACCATGTTGCTGATGCCAGCGCCGGTGCCGCCCACGGGGAACTTGAACGAGCCACCGTCAAACTTGCGGCTGTTCAGGTCGTCGCGCAGGGCCTTCATGCCGGCTTCGCTGTCCACCATGAATTCAATGTTGTTACGGGTGGTCCAGCGCAGGTAGCCGCCACAGTACTTGTCGGCGATGTCGCACAACTCACGGATGTGAGTGATGGACATGGTACGGGTGCCGCCCACGCGGACGGTAAAGCACTTGTCGCCGCTTT is a genomic window of uncultured Desulfovibrio sp. containing:
- a CDS encoding CatA-like O-acetyltransferase encodes the protein MKYLDDSWERNEHFNFFQSRKNPCFSVSFSANVARLYEVKKQNGFRLTDCIYFAAMLAVHGVAGFRQRIVNLRPVEFERIDAAFTYIPQGRKLHCNCFAKFDRKFSVFSSNISAARAIADQNPTLCPEGGDVQSLIYFSCVPEIPILSATNPWGDPWIDSVPRILFGKKDDAGNVTISIEALHSFIDGIHLAEFYKLFTQIIESPHEYFS
- the dsrB gene encoding dissimilatory-type sulfite reductase subunit beta — encoded protein: MAFISSGYNPAKPMEGRITDIGPHKYNEYFPPVIKNNFGKWLYHEILEPGVLVHVAESGDKCFTVRVGGTRTMSITHIRELCDIADKYCGGYLRWTTRNNIEFMVDSEAGMKALRDDLNSRKFDGGSFKFPVGGTGAGISNMVHTQGWLHCHTPATDASGPVKAVMDALFEEFKDMRMPAPVRIALACCINMCGAVHCSDIGLVGIHRKPPMVDHEWADQLCEIPLAVSACPTAAVRPTKVEYNGNKVNSIAIKEDRCMYCGNCYTMCPALPISDGEGDGVAIMVGGKVSNRISMPKFSKVVVGYIPNEPPRWPSLTKTVKHIVEVYAANANKYERLGDWAERIGWETFFKMTGLEFTHHLIDDFRDPAYYTWRQSTQFKF
- the ribB gene encoding 3,4-dihydroxy-2-butanone-4-phosphate synthase — translated: MHQSSLSLASFGTSEERVRAALASLRKGGGVCVVDDENRENEGDLIFSAQHITVPQMAMLIRHCSGIVCLCLTDEHVQRLDLPMMTDHNTNTQGTAFTVTIEAATGVTTGVSAADRVATIKAAAAPDAQPAHLRRPGHVFPLRARPGGVLERRGHTEATVDLMHMAGLEPCGVLCELTLDDGEMARLPEVAGFARAHNMPLCSVEDIAAWRLAMGDLHLAASA
- the amrA gene encoding AmmeMemoRadiSam system protein A; this encodes MSIAFSLSDAEKQFLSHQARMSIEAGLAGKSVADVPQPPADQFAPESALWRTLGAFVTLNMGERLRGCIGNIVGREPLYATVWHMAQAAAFADPRFPSLTFAEWPRVALDISVLDELSPCPGPDAVEVGRHGLVLVYEGRSGVFLPQVPVEQGWDRLAYLDNLCLKAGVAPGSWKLPGAQLFWYEATVFAA
- a CDS encoding dissimilatory sulfite reductase D family protein, with translation MADDKDVVVEFLKSKSSSKSKFYFKDFLELFPDKGPRDVKKVLTKLVNEEVLEFWSSGSTTMYGMKGAGKQSAAEGED